In Ferroplasma sp., a single window of DNA contains:
- a CDS encoding MJ0042-type zinc finger domain-containing protein, producing MTENNGEDVINEIKSRWIAKTGKNDYDIAHDSVWLIQWFYHRIRKNRNVIALFVGDTGSGKSYSSIRLAERLDPNFSADRIVFTVQDFIRLVNSDLPRGSVIIFDDAGLGIPAREWQNMASKIFGRATQGFRYKQILTFITVPDESFIERQSRKLVHIKFEATDVQGVMKPKLTSRNPFDPERPLAKYPRIRRGISEIQIKTVKFALPSKELREKYEDAKNKYMQNKFKDFEDQLNMIGQGNTVMKNGKPAIHLQCDECGYEWDYTGSRAMARCPNCDGRIYIADIEEKENSGRRVRCTHCGYAWEYSGSAKRTKCPDCGGYVNTRTDREGTA from the coding sequence CGTGTGGCTTATTCAGTGGTTTTACCACCGTATAAGGAAAAACAGGAATGTTATTGCATTGTTTGTTGGTGATACTGGTTCCGGCAAATCGTACTCATCTATAAGGCTTGCAGAAAGGCTGGATCCGAATTTCTCAGCAGACCGGATTGTGTTTACGGTCCAGGACTTTATACGATTAGTTAACTCGGATCTGCCTCGTGGAAGCGTTATAATATTCGATGACGCCGGTTTGGGAATACCAGCAAGGGAATGGCAGAACATGGCCTCAAAGATATTTGGACGAGCTACACAGGGATTCCGGTACAAGCAGATCCTGACATTTATTACAGTGCCCGATGAAAGCTTTATTGAGCGACAAAGCAGGAAACTGGTACATATTAAATTTGAAGCTACTGATGTCCAGGGCGTTATGAAGCCAAAGCTCACATCCAGGAATCCCTTTGACCCTGAAAGGCCACTGGCAAAATATCCAAGGATTCGCAGGGGAATATCTGAAATACAGATAAAGACAGTGAAATTTGCGTTGCCCAGCAAAGAACTGAGAGAAAAATATGAAGATGCAAAAAACAAATACATGCAAAACAAATTCAAGGATTTCGAAGATCAATTAAACATGATAGGACAAGGCAATACTGTAATGAAAAACGGGAAGCCTGCTATACATCTCCAGTGTGACGAATGTGGCTATGAATGGGATTATACTGGTTCCAGGGCAATGGCCAGATGCCCTAACTGTGACGGCCGCATATATATTGCAGATATAGAGGAAAAGGAGAATTCGGGTAGAAGGGTGAGATGCACCCATTGTGGCTATGCCTGGGAGTATTCCGGATCCGCGAAAAGAACAAAATGCCCTGATTGTGGTGGATATGTCAATACACGGACAGACAGGGAGGGGACAGCATAA